A single Lactuca sativa cultivar Salinas chromosome 8, Lsat_Salinas_v11, whole genome shotgun sequence DNA region contains:
- the LOC111904417 gene encoding PHD finger protein At2g01810, with the protein MATLEACIKNNTNRKRKQRIFEFKSFGKSITDFSRPFRDNIRSFLDEYGEQIEQRQLTGAVSNNVWSTLLLCESNGAIFPLYTIEEHINDQSIRPFCCHCKSVGWGHHFVCKRRYRFMIPSYGDKQPLKDHDQKNSLELDESHILHGLIHCNGFGHLISINKLELDSSNSLTETDVMNLWDSICNSLKTRKVSVADVKLERSMESRLIHGIAFRSSWFGNWGYKFGHGSFGVTEDKYTVAVGYLAELHLDNIINDLKNTYHGKKTQQIISKYRELSETRLFSLSDLLQFLLEFKLSVDTERQILAPSRKIPKHERATFEEDIQNPKCLDEFLISITNSDCRWPQRRVEYSIDVIVKLLKQKNVAMSRHELRESARQFIGDTGLIDFVLKSINVLCYDNYIIRRVVNSLTKLVEFEIHEMAEDPKNIKSVSSLWKLEPRWPKQRLEKTAKVIANILKEHKIMNTRRNGAMSRKDLRNMASKYVGDTGLIDFVLKSIDKLSIGNQIITRMKNPLTRLMEFEIRDQNNEEFHEEDGDVYGDILFLYRNVLLGYPWWNSVSEASRVVLNSKYFVKKWEFEVKSNESMTLTCRVLPSFDELETELTRQLPPGEVVVVSPWITVGELREVAQYALRDTYCVMDKFVVSQIGGLKGIKDEVVLSCAVEAGAQVWVRGSGLDLGTTLRYEGYDGDAVESRVDCLCGARDDDGERMVACDECHVWRHTRCCGIEDDEGAPVEFVCGDCDAKSKSELLSQ; encoded by the exons ATGGCGACGTTGGAAGCTTGCATTAAGAACAATACCAATAGAAAGAGGAAGCAACGAATCTTCGAGTTCAAGAGTTTTGGGAAATCAATAACTGATTTTTCGCGTCCATTTCGTGATAACATTCGATCGTTTCTTGATGAATATGGTGAGCAGATTGAACAACGCCAACTAACTGGCGCCGTTTCCAACAATGTATGGTCTACTCTTCTTCTCTGTGAATCAAACGGTGCTATTTTCCCTCTTTACACTATTGaagaacacataaatgatcaatcTATTCGCCCGTTTTGTTGTCACTGCAAATCAGTTG GATGGGGTCATCATTTTGTTTGTAAGAGAAGATACCGGTTTATGATTCCATCGTATGGTGATAAGCAACCATTGAAAGATCATGATCAGAAGAACAGTTTGGAGCTCGATGAATCACATATCTTACACGGCTTAATTCACTGCAATGGTTTTGGTCATCTAATTTCTATCAATAAATTAGAATTAGACTCTTCAAATTCTCTCACTGAAACCGATGTCATGAATCTCTGGGACAGCATTTGCAATTCTCTAAAAACCAG GAAAGTATCAGTAGCTGATGTTAAGTTGGAGAGATCAATGGAGTCAAGGTTAATTCATGGAATCGCATTCAGAAGCTCATGGTTTGGGAATTGGGGATATAAATTCGGCCATGGAAGCTTTGGTGTTACAGAAGACAAATACACGGTAGCTGTAGGATATCTAGCAGAATTACATCTCGATAACATCATCAATGACTTGAAAAACACTTACCATGGAAAGAAAACCCAACAAATTATCTCTAAATACCGGGAATTAAGTGAAACTCGATTGTTTTCATTGAGTGAtcttcttcaatttctgcttGAATTCAAGCTCTCGGTAGATACTGAAAGACAGATTCTAGCGCCATCAAGAAAAATACCAAAACATGAACGTGCTACATTCGAAGAAGATATTCAAAACCCAAAATGTCTCGACGAATTCTTGATTTCAATTACGAATTCAGATTGCAGGTGGCCTCAAAGGAGAGTCGAATACTCCATTGACGTAATCGTAAAGTTACTAAAACAGAAGAATGTCGCAATGTCAAGACACGAATTGAGAGAGAGTGCTCGACAATTTATCGGCGACACAGGTTTGATCGATTTCGTTCTAAAATCAATCAACGTTTTATGTTACGATAATTACATTATTCGTCGGGTAGTCAATTCATTGACCAAATTAGTCGAGTTTGAAATCCATGAAATGGCTGAAGATCCCAAGAACATCAAATCTGTGTCATCGTTATGGAAATTAGAGCCAAGATGGCCTAAACAGAGACTCGAAAAAACCGCTAAAGTTATCGCAAACATtttaaaagaacacaagattatgaacacaagaagaaaTGGAGCAATGTCACGTAAAGATTTAAGAAACATGGCGAGTAAATACGTTGGTGACACGGGTTTGATCGATTTCGTATTGAAATCGATCGATAAATTATCAATCGGGAATCAGATTATAACCCGAATGAAAAACCCATTAACCCGATTGATGGAATTCGAGATCCGAGATCAAAACAATGAGGAATTTCATGAAGAAGATGGAGATGTTTACGGAGATATCTTGTTTTTGTATAGAAACGTTCTTTTAGGTTACCCGTGGTGGAACTCAGTGAGTGAAGCGAGTCGAGTTGTATTAAACAGTAAATATTTCGTGAAGAAATGGGAATTTGAGGTTAAAAGTAATGAGTCAATGACGTTAACCTGTCGAGTTTTACCGAGTTTCGACGAGTTGGAAaccgagttgactcgtcaactACCGCcgggggaggtggtggtggtgtcgCCGTGGATTACGGTTGGGGAACTCCGGGAGGTGGCGCAGTACGCGCTGAGGGATACTTACTGCGTAATGGATAAATTTGTGGTGAGTCAAATTGGAGGGTTAAAAGGGATAAAGGACGAGGTGGTGCTATCGTGCGCGGTGGAGGCGGGGGCGCAGGTTTGGGTTAGAGGGAGTGGGCTGGACTTGGGTACGACGCTGAGGTATGAGGGTTATGATGGGGATGCGGTTGAATCAAGGGTGGATTGTTTGTGTGGGGCACGTGATGATGATGGAGAAAGGATGGTGGCGTGTGATGAGTGCCACGTGTGGAGGCATACGAGATGCTGCGGAATAGAGGATGATGAAGGTGCACCTGTGGAGTTCGTGTGTGGGGATTGTGATGCGAAGAGTAAAAGTGAGCTTTTGAGCCAATAG